From Pseudanabaena sp. PCC 6802, one genomic window encodes:
- a CDS encoding GIY-YIG nuclease family protein, with the protein MPALNIYVTDELKDRMNKVDANWSEICRRAIEVELLRFEEQASHQFELVEVKEWISESLDPTSVHSNVVVKPFLHKTDSSKNEVKVLLDFYTELMSELHKFHLTTLKGNLGNLLEVKHRADVLFPGRDWLSGSLGIKLQMCFNHPVTSTQKLTLEPVKAELVTLSIQEEHTNFSVKNEVLPLLHAPTSQLATVEKFIDIEPEIVEYESTNFKVPSFPSEVYSDFRKAWNNVYEELYCGKCKPISSTIIKRLWKGWYHPNIETDIENWGFEWSEKNSHREPEDEQEELVNKFYEEFLGDNYCGGRDWIFLAFIEFVSKFIFDGEFLELSRIDPLQLNSLPLDERDSLPAQSGIYFVLDELGTIHYIGMSVNLQRRWYSHHRQEDFDLIERAKIAYISALPKHYLREIEAALIQSFVPRLNVLGKLA; encoded by the coding sequence ATGCCTGCGCTGAATATCTATGTTACTGATGAGCTTAAAGATCGCATGAATAAGGTTGATGCTAATTGGTCAGAAATATGTCGTAGAGCAATAGAAGTAGAACTACTGCGTTTTGAGGAGCAGGCATCACACCAATTTGAACTTGTTGAGGTAAAAGAATGGATCAGCGAGTCTTTAGATCCAACCTCAGTCCACAGCAATGTTGTAGTGAAACCTTTTTTACACAAAACAGATTCCTCAAAAAATGAGGTGAAGGTACTTCTGGATTTCTACACGGAGTTAATGTCAGAACTACATAAGTTTCATTTGACTACTCTTAAAGGAAACCTTGGCAATTTGTTGGAGGTTAAGCATCGAGCTGACGTTTTGTTCCCGGGACGTGACTGGTTATCCGGCAGCTTAGGCATTAAGCTACAAATGTGTTTTAACCATCCTGTAACATCTACGCAAAAATTAACCTTAGAGCCTGTCAAGGCAGAATTAGTAACTTTGTCCATACAAGAGGAACATACAAACTTCTCGGTAAAAAATGAGGTTCTTCCTCTACTTCATGCTCCAACTTCACAATTGGCGACTGTTGAAAAGTTTATCGATATTGAGCCAGAGATTGTTGAATACGAGAGTACCAACTTTAAAGTTCCATCTTTTCCTAGTGAAGTTTATTCTGATTTTAGGAAAGCATGGAACAATGTCTATGAAGAACTTTACTGTGGTAAGTGCAAACCAATTTCCTCTACTATTATCAAGCGACTTTGGAAAGGATGGTATCATCCAAACATAGAAACAGATATTGAAAACTGGGGATTTGAGTGGAGCGAAAAGAATAGTCATCGGGAACCAGAAGATGAACAAGAGGAGTTAGTAAATAAGTTTTATGAAGAATTCTTAGGGGATAACTACTGTGGTGGACGAGACTGGATTTTTCTCGCCTTTATTGAGTTTGTCTCAAAATTCATATTTGACGGGGAATTTCTAGAGTTAAGTAGGATCGACCCATTACAGCTAAACTCGCTACCTCTAGATGAACGAGATAGCCTTCCAGCACAATCAGGAATTTACTTTGTACTAGATGAATTGGGAACGATTCACTACATTGGGATGTCTGTCAATCTTCAACGACGATGGTACTCACACCATCGGCAGGAAGACTTTGATTTGATTGAGAGGGCAAAAATTGCATATATTTCTGCACTTCCTAAACATTATCTTAGAGAAATAGAAGCTGCTTTGATTCAAAGCTTTGTTCCACGACTTAATGTATTGGGAAAACTGGCTTAA
- a CDS encoding HesB/IscA family protein, with protein MITLTDAAIARVRNLQTQKGTTAPLRVGIKKGGCSGLSYVMEFAEQLQPDDNQFECNGVNVVVNDENLPQLQGLELDYTEDFMGGGFRFRNPNASKSCSCGTSFATPKETGTPVSCS; from the coding sequence ATGATTACTTTGACAGATGCGGCGATCGCGCGAGTAAGAAATCTACAAACACAAAAGGGGACTACTGCCCCTCTAAGGGTTGGGATTAAAAAAGGTGGCTGTTCCGGGCTTTCCTACGTCATGGAGTTTGCCGAGCAACTGCAACCGGACGATAACCAATTTGAGTGCAATGGCGTTAATGTTGTCGTCAACGACGAAAATTTACCCCAATTGCAAGGTTTGGAACTAGACTATACGGAAGACTTTATGGGTGGTGGTTTCCGCTTTCGCAACCCCAATGCCAGTAAGTCTTGCAGTTGCGGCACCTCCTTTGCCACGCCCAAGGAGACAGGTACTCCTGTAAGCTGTAGCTAG
- a CDS encoding LL-diaminopimelate aminotransferase gives MQFADRLKPLGSNVFADMDTAKAAANRAGQTILDLSLGSSDLPTAPHILEAIAAALNDPGTHGYALFRDIGDMRAAAATWVERRFGASVDPDAEVMPLIGSQEGTAHLPLAILNPGDFALLLDPGYPSHYGGVHLAGGQIYGMPLLAENAFLPVFDDIPTPVLAQSKLMVLSYPHNPTTAIASREFFDRAVQFCQTHNLVLVHDFPYVDFVFDGSTPPSILQSDRERSVSIEFFTMSKSYSMGGFRIGFAVGNRQLISALRQIKAVVDFNQYRGIMRGAIAALLGDRTEVTRSTDIFRQRRDAMVAALHEIGWQIPTPPSTMYLWAKLPEQWARDSVKFCMDLVQTTGVALSPGAGFGKYGEGYVRFALVHDPEVLRLAAQKIGEFIHKTAI, from the coding sequence ATGCAATTTGCAGATCGCCTTAAACCTTTAGGTTCTAATGTATTCGCCGACATGGATACCGCCAAGGCGGCGGCGAACCGAGCCGGTCAAACAATTCTCGACCTTTCGCTGGGTTCGTCCGACCTGCCCACCGCACCGCACATTCTGGAGGCGATCGCAGCAGCTTTAAACGATCCTGGTACCCACGGCTATGCCCTGTTTCGCGATATTGGCGACATGCGAGCGGCAGCAGCAACCTGGGTAGAGCGCAGGTTTGGCGCGAGCGTCGATCCGGACGCGGAGGTAATGCCGTTGATTGGCTCCCAAGAGGGTACCGCCCATTTACCGCTGGCAATTTTAAATCCGGGTGACTTTGCTCTGCTCTTAGATCCTGGCTATCCTTCCCACTACGGCGGCGTTCACCTGGCTGGCGGGCAGATCTACGGAATGCCATTACTAGCTGAGAATGCCTTCCTACCTGTATTTGACGATATTCCCACCCCCGTGCTAGCGCAGTCGAAATTAATGGTACTGAGCTATCCCCATAACCCCACCACGGCGATCGCCTCGCGGGAGTTTTTCGATCGGGCAGTGCAGTTTTGCCAAACTCATAATCTGGTGCTGGTACACGATTTTCCCTACGTGGACTTCGTGTTTGATGGCTCCACACCACCGTCGATTTTGCAATCGGATCGGGAAAGATCGGTCTCGATTGAGTTTTTTACGATGTCAAAGTCCTATAGCATGGGCGGCTTTCGGATTGGGTTTGCGGTGGGGAATCGGCAGTTAATTAGCGCTCTGCGGCAGATAAAGGCAGTTGTGGACTTCAACCAATATCGCGGCATCATGCGCGGCGCGATCGCGGCTTTGTTGGGCGATCGCACCGAGGTGACGCGCTCTACTGATATTTTTCGGCAACGGCGGGATGCGATGGTGGCAGCCCTACATGAAATTGGCTGGCAGATCCCGACTCCGCCATCGACGATGTACCTATGGGCAAAGCTGCCAGAGCAATGGGCGCGGGATTCGGTTAAGTTTTGTATGGATCTGGTGCAAACAACAGGTGTGGCACTTTCACCTGGCGCAGGTTTCGGCAAATATGGCGAAGGTTACGTTCGGTTTGCGCTGGTACACGATCCAGAAGTCCTGCGCTTAGCCGCCCAGAAGATCGGAGAATTTATCCACAAAACCGCAATCTAA